In a genomic window of Lagopus muta isolate bLagMut1 chromosome 2, bLagMut1 primary, whole genome shotgun sequence:
- the LRRN4 gene encoding leucine-rich repeat neuronal protein 4: MLSFLLIICLLARNTASGLVSRAEPAASRDVTTFFQLAQGDHWENVNLTSMSCEDWKNRTWITLQLTNSSLTAFPICLPEALQTLDLSNNLLEEVNGTEIANLPQLRILVLRQNLLQAVKWGSETFSSLHSLDLSFNKLSSVPSCHTSSMPNLRWLSLAGNPLIEIQPLAFSCYPQLQFLNLSTTLLGQEGRRGIQESAFAISLSPGDALHSPENTISVLDLSGTFLERIQVEWTRDLPNLRFLHLTKMPKLQSLDTDFRSMPHLRELNCRDSHSLGFVRTEMFESTPNLSHLSFQNCNLSSFNSWNTNSSDSIIINLHGNPLLCDCRLSWLLSTPKIVLQKVLDTFCTTSQENGDRPSVSFSLQDLYSKCQAEEDISLPDSNTPSSQGDAFSLASYYTTTAAMTTDSAPLTKDTYIRLNEEASVMSTTSANPAELMLTKANSSSPEDEAVSESMSHPPFLASLTTSPGFLRELYSQTTDYGSVSQTETLKQLQGELRKTHMAFPQERLFSQPTSEHSTPATGKPDAIPHYIHSFAVERTPQTNLRQPNSTKSSTQSASTPTRPRIHYVDDYEYSEETTEPPVQQTYTSCDYNPCRHLQKPCSELQRASPCLCPGMSTENEIPDPPRLREVSEVTDSSAQIHWCAPNSVVRTYQLMLRDQGDEEGQLVLENIYSTARQYTLYNLSPYTTYHVCVTASNSAGLSHTVNQGIAGNSCARFRTKPSYKSVFAALSAASGLFLISTIILSICLCKARKKPHSEQYSTHLVSYKNPAFDYPLKLQSAD; the protein is encoded by the exons ATGCTCTCCTTCTTGCTCATCATTTGTCTGCTGGCAAGAAACACAGCATCAGGCctggtgagcagagcagagcctgcagcatcCAGGGATGTCACCACCTTTTTCCAGCTGGCTCAGGGAGACCACTGGGAGAACGTTAATCTCACCAGCATGTCCTGCGAGGATTGGAAGAACAGGACATGGATCACCCTGCAGCTGACCAACAGCAGCCTGACGGCTTTCCCCATCTGCCTGCCAGAGGCCCTGCAGACCTTGGATCTCAGCAACAACCTCTTAGAAGAGGTGAATGGCACAGAAATAGCAAATCTCCCACAGCTGCGCATCCTAGTACTGAGGCAGAACCTTCTCCAGGCAGTCAAGTGGGGGTCGGAAACCTTCAGCAGCCTTCATTCACTGGACTTAAGCTTTAACAAGCTGTCCTCTGTGCCATCGTGCCACACCTCTTCCATGCCTAACCTGAGGTGGCTGTCCTTGGCTGGAAATCCACTGATTGAAATCCAGCCACTGGCTTTTTCCTGTTACCCCCAGCTACAGTTCCTGAACCTCTCCACAACTCTGCTTGGGCAGGAAGGCAGAAGGGGAATTCAGGAGTCTGCTTTTGCCATCAGTCTCTCCCCTGGCGATGCCCTGCACAGTCCCGAGAACACCATCAGCGTGCTTGATCTGAGCGGGACCTTTCTCGAGAGAA ttcaAGTTGAGTGGACCAGAGACTTGCCCAACCTCAGATTTCTTCACCTGACAAAGATGCCAAAATTACAAAGTCTTGATACCGACTTCAGGTCTATGCCTCACCTCAGAGAGCTGAACTGCCGTGACTCCCATTCTCTGGGTTTTGTGAGGACAGAGATGTTTGAAAGCACACCTAACCTAAGCCATCTCTCCTTTCAAAA CTGTAACCTGAGTTCCTTTAATTCTTGGAACACCAATTCCTCAGACAGTATCATCATCAACTTGCATGGAAATCCTCTGCTATGTGACTGTAGGCTCTCCTGGCTGCTCTCCACACCCAAGATTGTGCTGCAAAA GGTTTTGGACACTTTTTGCACCACATCCCAAGAAAACGGGGACAGgccttcagtttctttttcactgcaagATCTCTACAGTAAATGCCAGGCTGAGGAGGATATCTCACTGCCCGATTCAAACACACCCTCCAGCCAAGGAGACGCTTTCAGCCTTGCCAGCTACTACACCACGACTGCAGCAATGACAACAGACTCTGCTCCGCTAACCAAAGACACTTACATTCGTCTGAATGAGGAAGCCAGTGTAATGAGCACAACCTCAGCCAACCCAGCTGAGCTGATGCTCACGAAAGCCAACAGTTCCTCCCCCGAGGACGAGGCAGTTTCCGAATCCATGAGCCATCCCCCTTTCCTTGCATCTCTAACCACCTCCCCCGGTTTTCTCAGAGAGCTCTACAGCCAGACCACGGATTATGGCTCTGTGAGTcaaactgaaacactgaagcAGCTCCAAGGAGAGCTCAGAAAAACTCACATGGCATTTCCCCAGGAACGCCTATTCAGCCAGCCCACTAGCGAGCATTCTACTCCAGCAACAGGAAAACCAGATGCCATTCCCCATTACATTCACTCCTTTGCTGTGGAAAGGACACCACAAACAAATCTACGGCAGCCAAACTCCACAAAGTCCAGCACTCAGTCAGCATCCACACCCACCCGGCCACGGATCCACTACGTAGATGACTACGAATACAGCGAGGAGACAACGGAACCCCCTGTGCAACAAACGTACACCTCCTGTGACTACAACCCATGCAGACACCTTCAGAAGCCGTGCAGCGAACTTCAGAGAGCATCCCCATGCTTATGTCCTGGCAtgtcaacagaaaatgaaattccagaCCCGCCGAGGCTCAGAGAGGTGTCTGAAGTCAcagacagctctgcacagaTACACTGGTGCGCCCCAAACTCCGTTGTTCGTACCTATCAGTTGATGCTCCGTGACCAAGGCGATGAGGAAGGACAGCTTGTCCTGGAGAACATTTACTCCACAGCGAGGCAGTACACCCTGTATAACCTCTCCCCATACACCACTTACCACGTTTGTGTGACTGCTTCCAACAGCGCAGGGTTAAGCCACACAGTAAACCAAGGAATTGCAGGCAATTCGTGCGCCAGGTTCAGGACAAAGCCCAGCTACAAGTCTGtctttgctgctctgtctgcagcaAGTGGACTCTTCCTCATTTCCACAATTATTTTGTCCATCTGTCTGTGCAAGGCACGTAAGAAGCCTCACAGTGAGCAGTACAGTACGCATCTAGTCTCCTACAAAAACCCAGCATTTGATTACCCATTAAAGTTACAAAGTGCAGATTAG